A DNA window from Hemitrygon akajei chromosome 26, sHemAka1.3, whole genome shotgun sequence contains the following coding sequences:
- the LOC140716688 gene encoding small integral membrane protein 35-like isoform X1: MDLKLATVIPSHDIFLHVHRQISSTNHTETGNDGSINTRGIIIGLCLLLLVVVSLAAFYILYYRRGHCFKRPKLKFSQNILRELNSIQLEFDPPFTVSGMMSTVGNCSADQQFQYHTMRTREVDFSPENE; this comes from the exons ATGG ATCTGAAACTTGCTACTGTCATTCCTTCACATGACATCTTCCTCCATGTCCATAGGCAGATCTCATCTACGAATCATACAGAGACAGGAAACG ATGGCAGTATAAATACTCGAGGGATCATCATTGGCCTCTGCTTGCTGCTGTTGGTTGTTGTTTCACTGGCTGCCTTCTACATCCTGTACTACAGACGTGGACACTGTTTTAAAC GACCCAAGCTGAAGTTCAGTCAGAATATTCTGAG AGAACTGAACTCAATCCAGCTGGAGTTTGACCCGCCATTCACTGTCAGTGGGATGATGAGCACAGTGGGAAACTGCAGCGCAGATCAACAGTTCCAGTATCACACTATGAGGACTAGAGAAGTGGACTTCTCTCCAGAAAATGAATAG
- the LOC140716688 gene encoding small integral membrane protein 35-like isoform X2: MIQNQLHHQIPEWPMNLQISSTNHTETGNDGSINTRGIIIGLCLLLLVVVSLAAFYILYYRRGHCFKRPKLKFSQNILRELNSIQLEFDPPFTVSGMMSTVGNCSADQQFQYHTMRTREVDFSPENE, from the exons atgattcagaatcagctccaccatcaaattcctgaatggcccatgaactt GCAGATCTCATCTACGAATCATACAGAGACAGGAAACG ATGGCAGTATAAATACTCGAGGGATCATCATTGGCCTCTGCTTGCTGCTGTTGGTTGTTGTTTCACTGGCTGCCTTCTACATCCTGTACTACAGACGTGGACACTGTTTTAAAC GACCCAAGCTGAAGTTCAGTCAGAATATTCTGAG AGAACTGAACTCAATCCAGCTGGAGTTTGACCCGCCATTCACTGTCAGTGGGATGATGAGCACAGTGGGAAACTGCAGCGCAGATCAACAGTTCCAGTATCACACTATGAGGACTAGAGAAGTGGACTTCTCTCCAGAAAATGAATAG